GGCGGCGAATCGGAGCGCAAAGAATCGGTGTCGAGAACGGTGGCATGCAACCAGGCGGCAGGTTCGTATCTTGCCTAAAGGATGATAAGCAGGCGGGCTACTCGTAGTATTTCGGTCGGACACGACGAGTGGAGGTGAAGGGACTCGAACCCTCGGCCTCTACATTGCGAACGTAGCGCTCTACCAGCTGAGCTACACCCCCGCGTGAACCAGTCTATCCGGTTCTCAGGCGATCGCTCGCTCTGATGTGGTGCCGCGAGAACTCGCCAAGCCCTGTCGTGACGTGGCATAGGTCGGACGAGCACGAGTCGCATTGTGGCTTGCTCGAGCAAGGGCGAGGAAAACCGTTATCGAAACCAGGCTGATGGTGGTGAGCAGCAACCCGATCGGTGCTGCGACGACGATCAACAAGATTCCAATGAGTAGTGAGCCACCGAGAGAAGCAAGCGTTCTCTGCCTGCGACGGTACGGCGGCAATGAAGCTGCCGTCGAGGAGCGTGCCGGACGATTCGTGCTTCTTGGCTGAACAAGTGGCCGACTCTGGATGCCGGTCTCAAGCGCCCACAGCTGTTGGCGAAAGGTCACAATAGACCGGAGATAGTCTTTGCGCCTTCGAGCGCTGAAGAAAGGTTGCATAAGCACCAAGGACCAACCGACGATGAGAATCGCCACTACTTCAGCCTGCATACGCTCATTCCCCCTCTTCGCGTCGCCAACTACCTGACTTCCCGCCGGTTTTCTCCCACAGTGCGAGTTCACCGATTACCATCGACCGATCGTATGACTTGCACATATCGTAGATCGTTAAGGCGGCAATCGATGCTGCAGTAAGAGCCTCCATCTCTACACCAGTTCGATCCACCGTCTCAACCTGGGCCTCGACTTCAACGAAGGTGTCCCCCAGGGTGAAGTTAATGTAGACCGATCCAATCAAAAGAGGATGACACAGCGGTATGAGATCTGGCGTGCGTTTTGATGCCTGGATACCGGCGATTCGAGCTGCTCCGAGCACATCGCCTTTATTGACGGCGTTGTTTGCCACCAGCGCTGTGGTCTCTGGCTTCATAAAAACCTTACAGCGCGCAAGTGCGCGCCGGTGTGTTGGCTCTTTGGGGGTGACATCAACCATTCTTGCCCGACCCAGTGGGTCGAGGTGGGTGAACTCTCGATCTGCCATCCCTACACTTTAGGTGACTCTCTCACCGCGTGGCGGCAGTTTTTTGATTACCCGCCGATTTGGCTCATGGATTTTTGTGGTCGGATGAAGTTCACCCTGCCAATGGAGTGTCCGGCCCACTTGGTGGCGATGATTGCCTCGATCTTGGTGGTGAG
Above is a window of Ferrimicrobium sp. DNA encoding:
- the moaC gene encoding cyclic pyranopterin monophosphate synthase MoaC translates to MADREFTHLDPLGRARMVDVTPKEPTHRRALARCKVFMKPETTALVANNAVNKGDVLGAARIAGIQASKRTPDLIPLCHPLLIGSVYINFTLGDTFVEVEAQVETVDRTGVEMEALTAASIAALTIYDMCKSYDRSMVIGELALWEKTGGKSGSWRREEGE